In the genome of Ensifer sp. WSM1721, the window CATGCTCTCTGGCGCGAGACTGTTTTCCTCGATTGCATATTCGTGTAGGCAGCGAAGCAATCGGCTGATCGGCCGAAGTCTTTGCACCCCATCGAGAGCCTGCCAGATGATCATCCTGCGTTCGATCCTCTTCAATCTGGTCTTCTATGCCAACCTGATCGTCCAGATGATCGTGCTGACGCCGATCTATTTCCTGCTGCCGCGCAAGGCTGCCTGGTTCGTGCCAAAGAACTGGGTGCGAAGCAATCACTGGCTGCTCGCCAAGATCGTCGGCACGACCTTCGAGGTCGAAGGCGTCGAGAACATTCCAAAGGGCTCCTATATTTTCGCGCCCAAGCATCAGTCCTTCTGGGACGCCTACGCACTTCTGCCCTGGCTCGACGACCCCTTCTATATCCTCAAGCGCGAGCTCACCTGGATACCGCTGTTCGGCTGGTACATTGTCAAGCAGCGCATGGTGCCGGTGAACCGTGCCGCCCGTGGCAAAGCAATGACTGAGGTGATGGAGCGCACCAAGCGGGAAATGGCAGCGGGGCGGCAACTGATCATCTATCCGGAGGGCACGCGTCGGCCGCCCGGTGCGCCGCCGGAATATAAATACGGCATTGCCCGGCTCTATCGCGACCTGCAGGTGCCGGTCGTCCCCGTCGCAATGCATCCGGGGTTGTTCTGGCCGCGACGCAAGTTCCTGCGCTTCCCGGGACATTTCAAGGTGCGCATCCTGCCGCCGATCGAGGCCGGCATGGACCCGGACGAATTTCTCGCAAAGCTGGTGGCAGTGACCGAGGCCGCAAGCGACGAACTTCTGATCGAAACCGTAAAGGCCAATCCGCACGTGCCGCTGCCGCCCAGCGCGGAACAACGGCTGCGCGAACTTAGAGCCAAAGCGGAATAACAGGGAAAGGCGCGCCGATCGGCTTGTGATTCTTCGGCCGTGCTTCGGCCGGGATCAGCGGATCTGGACCTGTGCCGAAGCGGCCGCACCGGCGTTCAGGCTCGTCGCGACCTCCTCGAGCCAGTGGTCGCGGATGCCCATTTCCCTGAGATGCCCGAGCGTGTTGAGGACATATTCACTGTTCGGACCGGACTTGCCTACCGCGACCGCGACCGTCGCCGCCGCTTCCGCCGCCGTCAGCGCGCCAGCATACTGGACGTGGTTGCGGTCAATGACATAGGCAAGCGCCGGCACGCGACGTCCGTCGGCAAGCTGTACCGGCATTGTCCGTTCCTTGTAGACGCGTGTGACCAGTTCGCGCTCGCGCAGATAATCGAGCACGTCAGCCTTTTCCGCGGATGCCACGCGGAAAGCCGTGCCGATACAGGAGCCGCCATGGTCGAGCCCGAGCACGAGGCCCGGGCGGCGCTCCGTTCCCCGATGCACCCAGGAATGCACGCAAAGCGAACGGCGGTAGCCGAAGGCGCGCGCCGTCCACTTCTCCTCGAAGCGAAACCCCGGATTCCACATCAACGACCCGTAGCCAAAGACCCAAAATTCGTCCATATCCGCTACCATCCAACCCTTGCTGCCTGTCGGGCGCCGAATCACGTGTCGGCCTCCTGCGGCCCAGCCGAATTTTTTACTGCATGTTTCCTTAAATCGGACCCGATTTAAGGAAAAAACATTCAGCGATTCAAAGTGCTACAGCGACCCCGTTCATGGCTCTGGCTGAAGCAGTCCAAGTCACGAACGCGACTTACGCTAGTTCGCCGCATCGGGACCGGCCACCCGAAAGGCCGCTCCCGACTATAAATGGAGTAGTCGATACCATGACGGTAACCGCAGTCGCCAACCGCTCGCCCGTCGCCAGGAAGTTTCTCTGGCTGACGGCGGGCGTCGTGCTCGTCGGCGGCCTCTATTCCGCCGGCTGGTTCCTTGCCGCGGACCAAATCGAGAAACGGCTGACGGCCTTTCTGACGGAACGGCAGGCGAGCGGCCTCGGCGGCGAATGCACGGACATGGAGGTGCGCGGATTTCCGTTCCGCATCGGTCTCTTCTGCAACGAGGTGCGCCTCGATGACAGGCGCCGCGGCGCCTCCGCGTCCTTCGGCGCCCTGAGATCGGCTGCACAGGTCTACCAGCCCGGGCGGGCCGTCATCGAACTCGACGGCCCGGCCGAAATCCGCGTCTCGCCGGGCGTGACGGTATCGGCTGACTGGACGCTGCTCCACGCAAGCCTTGCGGCGACCCTTTCGGGTGTCGACCGAACTTCGCTTGCCTATGACAACCTGACCGGCACCGCGCGGTCGCCGCTGGCAGACAAAGGCCTCGGCTTCGGCGCAAGCCACGGCGAGATACATCTGCGCCGGAACGGCGGCGATCTCGACGCCGCGCTCAGCATCGACAAGCTCGACCTGCGCCCGGACCAGGGACCGAGCCTCGCTCCGCCCGCCGACATCGCGATGGATCTGACGGTCGCCGGCAAGGCCGACTGGCTTCAGGCCGGCGCCTTTTCGCCTGATATGCTTCGCGGCGCTAGCGGGGAACTGCGTCAATTGACGCTCGATGCAGGCTCGGGAATGACCGCCAAGCTCTCCGGACCCTTCTCGGTCAACGATCAGGGGCTGATCTCCGGCGAGTTTTCGCTGACCATCGCGAATATCGATGCCTGGCGGGAAAACCTCGTTAAGATTGCTCCCGACGAGACCGATCTCGTCAACAACATCGCCAACATGCTGAACGCGCTTGCCGGCGGCAGGAACGAGGCGACGGTCAAGCTCAACGTGCGCGACGGCACCGCCTTTCTCGCCTTCGTTCCGGTGGGCGTACTGCCGGCGCTGTGAGCGGCAACTGGTGCAGGCGTCCTATTGATCCATGGCATGCCGGCCGAAGTCCGGCATGGCCGTATCCTGGCCGGCCTGGATGATCGACCGGCGGATTGCTCGCGTGCGGGTGAAGAGGTCGAACAGCTTGTCGCCGTCGCCCCAGCGGATCGCGCGCTGCAAGGAAGCCAGATCCTCGGAAAAGCGGGCGAGCATTTCGAGGATCGCGTCCTTGTTGTGCAGGCAGACGTCGCGCCACATGGTCGGGTCCGAGGCCGCCAAACGGGTGAAGTCGCGGAAGCCCGAGGCCGAATATTTGATCACTTCCGACTCGGTTACCGTCTCCAGATCGTCGGCCGTCCCGACGATGTTGTAGGCGATGATGTGCGGAAGGTGCGAAACAATCGCCAGCACCTTGTCGTGATGTTCGGGATCCATCTCGTCGACCATCGAGCCGAGCGTTTCCCAGAAGAGCCGCAGCCTGGCGACCGCCTCCTCGTCGGTGCCGGGCGGCGGCGTCAGGATGCACCAGCGTCCGCGGAACAGCCCGACGAAGCCGGCGTCCGGTCCGGAATGCTCCGTACCGGCGATCGGGTGGCCGGGCACGAAATGGACGCTCTTGGGCAGGTGCGGCGCCATCTGGGCGATGACCGAACCCTTCGTCGAGCCGACGTCGGTGACGATCGCTCCGGGTTTCAGATGCGCGGCGATGTCCGCCGCAACGGCGCCCGAGGCCCCGACGGGCACTGAGACGATGACGAGATCCGCGTCCTTCACCGCCTCGGCAGCCGAAAGCGTGTAGCGGTCGCCGAGGCCGAGCTCGGCGGCGCGCTTCAGCGTTGCTTCGCTGCGCGTCGAGACGACGATCGTGCCGGCAAGCTGCTTCTCGCGGATTTCCCGGGCGATCGACGAACCGATCAGGCCGATCCCGATAAGGGCGATGGTTTCGAATTGCTGAGCCATCATTTGCGTCCCATGAATTCTTTGAGCGCCGCGATCACGCCTTCGTTCGCCTCCTGCGAGCCGATGGTCATGCGCAGCGCATTGGGAAAACCGTAAGCGCCGACCGCGCGCAGGATGAAGCCGCGGCTCGTCAGGAACGCATCCGCCTCCTCGGCCGACTTGCCCGCTTCATCGGGGAAGTGGACCAACACGAAGTTGGTCACCGACGGGGTGACGCGAAGACCGATCGCCGTAAGCGTCTCGCTGACCCTTGCCAGCCAGGTGAGATTGTGATCGACGGCCGCGGCGACGAAGGCCTGGTCGCGGATTGCCGCCGCACCGGCCGCGATCGCCGGCGCGTTGAGATTGAAGGGGCCGCGCACACGATCCACCGCATCCACCACGTGGCGCGGCGCATACATCCAGCCGATGCGCAGACCCGCAAGCCCGTAGATCTTCGAGAAGGTCCGCGTCATCACCACGTTACGGTTGCCGGATACAAGTTCAAGCCCGGCCTCGTAATCGTTGCGCCGGACATATTCCGCGTAAGCCGCATCAAGCACCAGTAGCACGCCGGCCGGCAGCCCCGCATGCAGGCGACGGACCTCGTTCAGCGGAATGTAGGTGCCCGTCGGGTTCGCCGGATTGGCGATGAATACGATCTTCGTCCGCTCCGTCACGGCCGCGAGGATCGCATCGACATCGATGCGCTGATCCCGCTCCTTGACCGTCACGGGCGTGCCGCCGGCCGCCATCATCTGAATCTTATAGACAAGGAAGCCGTGCTCGGTGACGATCCCCTCGTCGCCGGGTGCTAGATAAGTTTGGCAAAGAAGGCCGAGCAACTCGTCCGAACCATTGCCGCAGAGGATATTGGCGGGGTTCAGACCGTGAACGGTCGCGATCGCGTCCTTCAACGCATGCGCCTGACCGTCCGGATAGCGCTCGAGCGTAAGCGCGGCTTTCTGGAACGCCTCGACCGCGCGCGGGCTCGGCCCGAGCGGCGTTTCGTTCGACGACAGCTTGTGCACCTTGGCGACGCCCGGCGCATGTTCCTTGCCCGGCACATAGGCGGCAATGTCCAGGATGCCGGTACGCGGCTCAGGGCTCTTCAGGGCAAGGTTCATCGGCTCGGCTTTCGCGGGAAGAATGCGGGTCCAGCCAATACCGGGGCCGGCGATATTTGTCGAGTGCGACGTGGGGCTACCGGAGATGAGGCGGAGCGCGAGCATTCTCATCGCCCGTCCCGTCCCGCCAACCTATGGCGCTTTTGCCGCTCGACTGCGCGTGCTGGGCACACCCTGCGGCGCCAGGACCGGAACGAAGACGCGGCGCGAAGCGCGCGCGGCCACCGGCAAGCCCTGATAAAGCCGCTTCTGCGCCTCGACGATGATGACGCCGGAAAAGACCGGCCAGAGCGATCGACCGAAGCGCTCGATGCCGTGACGGAGGCGGAGAACCAGCTTGCGCTTCGACGGCGGGAAGAACAGCGCCTCGGCCGTCGCGCCGGGCGTGAAGTTGGTCTCTCGCAACAGCGCCGTCAATTGTCCGCGCGAATAGGGCCGACCCGAGCCGAAGGGGGTGTGCTCCATTCGCGCCCAGACGCCGCGGCGGTTCGGCACGACGATCACGAGGCGGCCGCCTGGCGCAAGCACCCGCCAGATCTCCTTCATCGTCTCGCGCGGGCTCTCGGCGAATTCCAGCGAATGAACCATCAGCACGCGGTCGATCGAGGCATCCGGCAGCGGCAATTCCTCGTCGAAGACGAGCGCGGTCGAAGAGAGCTCGGCAGCCGGCCAGTTTACCGCGCCCTGGCCCGCCGGCATGAAGGCGAAAGTCCGTTCCGTGTCGGCGCGGAAGCGCTCGAGATACGGCACCGCATAGCCGAGCCCGACGAGCCGCTCCTCCGGCAGGCGCGCCCAGACCGAAGCGAGTGCCATGCTGACGGATTGCTCCGCCATGTGGCCGAGTTCGGAATGGTAGAATTGGCGGAGATCGACGATATCGGTGTGCATGGGCGACATGTTAGCCTTGAGACAGTAGACTTCAAGACGAGCCTCGCTACATTCGGCTGTAGCGGGAAACCGTGCGGGCGGCTTTCCGCGATCCCGATACCCATTCCCGATCGGAGGACCAAGCGATGGCGGCGCTCGAACTCGACCTCTTCCTTTGCCGCACCGACAATTTCGGTGTGCTTCTCCATGACCGACTGAGCGGCGCCACGGCATCGATCGACGCGCCGGAGGAGCAGCCGATCCTCGACGCGCTAGAACGCCGCGGCTGGCAACTGACGCATATCCTGACGACGCATCATCATGGCGACCACGTGGCCGCGAATGTAAGCCTCAAGGAACGCTTCGGCGTGACGATCATTGGCCCGAAGAACGAGGCGTCGAAAATTCCCGGCATCGACAGGACCGTGGGCCACGGCGACCGCTTCGACTTCGCCGGCCATCCGGTCGAGATCATTGAAACCCCAGGGCATACGGCCGGCCACATCTGCTACCATTTCCCTCAAGACAAGCTGCTCTTTGCCGCCGACACGCTTTTTGCGCTCGGATGCGGCCGGCTCTTCGAAGGTACGGCCGAGACGATGTGGCAGTCGCTGAACCGTCTGATGGCGCTTCCCGACGACACCGCCGTCTATTTCGGCCACGAATACACGCTCTCCAATGCCCATTTCGCCGTCACCATCGACCCGGAGAACACGGCTCTCAAGGAACGCGCCGCTGAAATCGAGGAGACCCGGTTGGACGGCGGATTCACCGCGCCGACGACGATCGGACTTGAAAAGCGGACGAACCCTTTCCTGCGCGCCAGCGACCCGAGGGTTCGCGCGAATCTCGGCATGGAGAAGGCGAGCGACGCAGCCGTTTTCGCCGAAATCCGCAAGCGCAAGGACAATTTCTAGATGACTGCATCGCAAGAGATGACGGCCGCGGAGATCATCGCGACGCTCGGGCTCGTCCGGCATCCGGAAGGCGGCTGGTACGGCGAGACATTCCGCGACCCGGCCGGCGCCCCGCGCGGGCATTCCACCGCGATCTACTATCTCCTCGAAAGAGGCGATCGCTCGCACTGGCACCGCGTCCGAGACGCCGTCGAGATTTGGCACTATTACGCCGGCTCGCCGCTCGAGCTCAGCATTGCCGAGTCCGGCAGGCCGGCTTCACAGGTCCGGCTCGGCCCGGACCTTCCCAGCGGAGAGCGGCCGCAACACGTCGTTCCCGCCGATTGGTGGCAGTCCGCCACGTCGCTCGGAGACTGGACGCTCGTCGGCTGCACCGTCGCACCCGGTTTCGACTTCTCCGCCTTCGAGATGGCGCCGCCCGATTGGCGGCCACCTGAGGGGTGATCCTACTCCGCCGGCTGCGCCGCGGCCTTGCCCTTGCGGAAAATCATGTCCTTCGCCGCGAGCACGGCGCCGCCGGTCACGAGCAGGCAGGCGGCCGCGATCCGCCAGGACGGCTCGGCGAAGCCGAACAGGATCAGGATCAAGGTCGAGAGCACCGGTGCGGCGTAGCTCGCCACACCCAGGAACTGGATATCGCCGTTTTTCACGCCGAAATCCCAGGCATAGAAGGCCGCGCCGACCGGCAGAAGGCCAAGTCCCGCCACCGCGAGCCACTCGAAGGCCGTCTGCGGCCAGACGGTCGTTTCAAGGCCGAGATGGCAGAAGAAGGACAGAATGGAGGTCGCCAGGCAGAAACCAGTGACGACGTCGGTCGATACCGTGCCGAAGCGCCGTGTGATCAGTGAATAGCCGGACCAGGTGAAGGCGCAGAGGAAGGCTGCGCCATAGCCAAGCGTGTAGGCGCCGTCGAAGGCGATGCCGTTTCGCGCGACGATCAGGATCGTGCCGCAAAGACCGGCGAGTGCACCGGCGATATGATACCAGCGCAGTCTCTCGCTGGGCAGCAACGCCGAGCCGACGACGATCAGCAGCGGCCAGAGATAAGCGATCAACCCGGCCTCCACGGCCGGCGCGTTGCGAAGCGCCGTGAAATAGAGAAAGTGATAGCCGAAAAGGCCGGCAACGCCGGTGACCCAGACCTTTACCGGCTGTTTCAGAAGCGCCAAGCGCTCTGGCTTCGACGCCAGCACGACGATCCCGGGCAAGCTGCCGACGAGGAAGCAGATGGCCGAAAGCTGAAACGGCGGCATCTTGCCGGACGCAGCGGTAAAGAGCGCCAGCAGCGACCACATCAGGATTGCGGAGAAACCGATCAGCGTTGCCTTGACCTTCATTCCTGCCCCTCGTGCGGCCCGAGCGCGCCGGACCCCGCATGTCCATCGTATTGCCGAAGCCAATCGCGAAAACAGCCTCCGCGGACTCCACCGGCACTCACTCGACTGTCACTGATCTATCGCGCTTGCGCGATTCCGGAAAGAGGTGACTTGGGCGGACCTCCAAGCGTCACGTCCATTCAAACACGAAAACAGAACTATATGGGGCGGCGCCTCAACCGCCGAATCGCGTCGCGGAAACCGTGACCGGTCCAATCTTCGTGGGTATGCGGGCATAGACCGGAGCATAGACGTCGACGCCGTTCGCTTTCGCGTACCAGATCTCCATCGTTTCCAGGCGGCGTAAATATTCGACATCCTCCCGCCCCTTCCTATATCCCGCCTTCGGTACGAAGCGGATGCCGCAGACGATCACTTCCCCCGCGAACCCTTTGGTCCTGAAGTTCCTCGTCCCCTTGGGTGACAGCTTGATGTCGAGCCGCGATTCGCCGTCGAAGATCGGCAACGTGTTCGGGCAAACGCGACTGCTGGCCGGAATGATCAGGCCCGAAAGCGGATCAAGCACATTGCGCATGTCTCGGCCCGTCACCGGCACCCAGTTCTTCGGCAGGGGGTTGCGTTTTGGCACCATGCTCGCATGGACGACGTTGCCGTTGCGGAAGCTCACATTGATCGCGCGCTCCTTTCGGCCGCTGCGATAGGACATCGAATATTCGGAGGCGCGAAGACGGTCGCGACCAATCACCCCCGAGACACGCGTCTGTCCCCTGGTGCGGCTGATGATGTCAACGAGCCCGGCCGAATTCAGCGTTCCCGAAATCGTGTAGCGATTCTTTTCGACCTCGGTGTGGAACGACGCCCGCGCCACCGGCAGCCCCGCAAGCGCGATGCTGTAATCCGTCTGATGTTTGACATCCGCAGCAAACGACGTTGTGGAAAACATCACGGCGGCCAAAAGTGCCGGCGCGCGAAAACCCATGCGCAACTTCATGCCCAGTGCCCCATCATTCCTTGCTATCGCAATCCCTTGAAATGCAGGCGGTTTGCGGCTTTTCTAGGCCAATTGCCGAAAATCCCGCCCTTGATCGTAGCAGGAAGAACTAGCGCATCCTCGATCGGCTTGGAACGGGCCTTGTGCCCCAAAGAGCAGATGTTATTTTAGGACTAGTTCGCGGAAAAGCGCTGGTTTTTCGGGAATGCGCAGGTTTGGCTTGACTGGCGCCCCGTCACTGACTATAGAACCGCGACTTTTCCAATAATGGCCAACAGGAACGCGGCCTGGGCTCTGGGCCCGCTACCGCATTGTCCGGCGGCGATAAGAGAATAGGTGTACCATGTCCCGTAGTTGCGAATTGACCGGCAAGGGCGTCCAGTCGGGCCACAATGTCAGCCACGCCAACAACAAGACCAAGCGCAAGTTCCTGCCGAACCTGTGCAACGTCACGCTGATCTCCGATGCTCTCGGCCAGCGCTTCCGCCTGCGCGTTTCCGCTGCTGCTCTGCGCTCGGTCGAGCACCGTGGCGGCCTCGACGCCTTCCTGCTGAAGGCCGACGAGAACGAACTCAGCATGCGCGCGCGCCTGCTGCGTCGTCAGATCGTCAAGAAGGTCGCTGAAGCTGCCTGATTGGCGCTAGCGCTTCTGACAAAGCTTGAGAAGGCTTGCGGGTTCGCCTGGCAAGCCTTTTTCTCGTGTCGTCATATCACGGCCGGGGCTTGCGCCATCCGGCTAAGGTTTCCCTCGCTGGTGGCATCACCCAGGATAAAAAAATGCTGAGCAACCGCACGTTCTTCATCTATGTCGCGCTGATGACCCTAGTGGTCGTCGCTTCGAACTTCCTCGTCCAGTATCCACTGCCGGGTTCGATCGCCGGCATGCAACTCGGCGATCTTTTGACCTGGGGCGCTTTCAGCTATCCTTTCGCCTTCCTGGTCACCGATCTCACCAACCGTCAGTTCGGCCCGCAGATCGCGCGTCGCGTCGTCGTTGCCGGCTTCGCGGTCGCCGTCGTGCTTTCCTTCCTCGCCGCAACGCCGCGCATCGCGATCGCTTCCGGTTCGGCCTTCCTGCTCGGGCAGCTTCTCGACATCTCTGTCTTCAACAGGCTCAGGCGCCAAACGTGGTGGCGCGCCCCGCTCGCCGGCTCGCTCATCGGTTCCGGCCTCGATACGGCGATGTTCTTCTCCTTCGCCTTCGCGCCGTTTTTCGTGTTTCTTGGCCCGAACGACAGCTTCGCGCTGGAGGCGGCCCCGCTGCTCGGTCTGCTGACCGTCGATGCACCGCGCTGGATCTCCTGGGCGCTCGGCGATCTCGCGGTCAAGATCCTTTGCGGCATCGTCCTGCTGTTGCCCTATGGCGCGCTGATGAGTGTCATCAAACCGATGCCGGCCACGGCGAAGGCGACAACAGCGAAGGCGACTGCCTGAAGCCTACGGGGCCGATCGGCCCCGTTTTCATTTGGCGAGCCGGAATTCGAGCATCAGGTTGCGCTCGAGGATCGAATGGTTATCGTCGGAAAGGACGATCACCCGGATTTCGCCGTCCGGGCGCGCTATAACATCGAGAGCTTCCATGTTGTCGATCTGAAAACTCATGTCGGCGTCGAGTATCACCGCGCCGTCGGCCACCGCGCCCGGGCGGATATCGGCCGCAGCGATCCGGCGGATGCGCATGCCGAGGCCGGAGGCGAGATTGAAGCGGCGCTCAAGGAGAAGCAGGTCGCCACTGGGCAGGAAGGCGCCGTCGGTCACCGAATAGGGATCCTCGCGGACGACCGTAAAGACGCCTCTCATCGGACCCTCCAGGATGCCTGCCAGAAGATTGTCCGCCTCGTCGACACTGCGCTCCGAGACGATGACCGCGGCGCCCGAGAGTGGACCGTTCTTCGGCGCGATCGCAATCGTCTCCAGGCCGCCATTGCCGCGCAGCTCCCGCGCGGGAAACGGCGGCGCCAACTGCCCAACGGGTTTTGCGTGGGCGAAACCGGGATCTGGATAGACTTCGATGCGAGGCAGCTGCTCGAAGCTGACGATCGCCTCGCCGTCGCGCAATGCCAGC includes:
- a CDS encoding cupin domain-containing protein; protein product: MTASQEMTAAEIIATLGLVRHPEGGWYGETFRDPAGAPRGHSTAIYYLLERGDRSHWHRVRDAVEIWHYYAGSPLELSIAESGRPASQVRLGPDLPSGERPQHVVPADWWQSATSLGDWTLVGCTVAPGFDFSAFEMAPPDWRPPEG
- a CDS encoding esterase-like activity of phytase family protein; protein product: MLRRNLVVLSLLVSAAVARAEPVSEIIPVMSRQISQFKVGSDETMFGSLEFIGGIEMTSANPLFGALSAIRFRADGDSFVAVMDTGHWVEGVVTRDDAGKLEGLANLTVTSMTDGNGKAQLEKWRVDSEGLALRDGEAIVSFEQLPRIEVYPDPGFAHAKPVGQLAPPFPARELRGNGGLETIAIAPKNGPLSGAAVIVSERSVDEADNLLAGILEGPMRGVFTVVREDPYSVTDGAFLPSGDLLLLERRFNLASGLGMRIRRIAAADIRPGAVADGAVILDADMSFQIDNMEALDVIARPDGEIRVIVLSDDNHSILERNLMLEFRLAK
- a CDS encoding prephenate/arogenate dehydrogenase family protein; this encodes MMAQQFETIALIGIGLIGSSIAREIREKQLAGTIVVSTRSEATLKRAAELGLGDRYTLSAAEAVKDADLVIVSVPVGASGAVAADIAAHLKPGAIVTDVGSTKGSVIAQMAPHLPKSVHFVPGHPIAGTEHSGPDAGFVGLFRGRWCILTPPPGTDEEAVARLRLFWETLGSMVDEMDPEHHDKVLAIVSHLPHIIAYNIVGTADDLETVTESEVIKYSASGFRDFTRLAASDPTMWRDVCLHNKDAILEMLARFSEDLASLQRAIRWGDGDKLFDLFTRTRAIRRSIIQAGQDTAMPDFGRHAMDQ
- a CDS encoding DUF3108 domain-containing protein, translating into MKLRMGFRAPALLAAVMFSTTSFAADVKHQTDYSIALAGLPVARASFHTEVEKNRYTISGTLNSAGLVDIISRTRGQTRVSGVIGRDRLRASEYSMSYRSGRKERAINVSFRNGNVVHASMVPKRNPLPKNWVPVTGRDMRNVLDPLSGLIIPASSRVCPNTLPIFDGESRLDIKLSPKGTRNFRTKGFAGEVIVCGIRFVPKAGYRKGREDVEYLRRLETMEIWYAKANGVDVYAPVYARIPTKIGPVTVSATRFGG
- a CDS encoding VUT family protein; its protein translation is MLSNRTFFIYVALMTLVVVASNFLVQYPLPGSIAGMQLGDLLTWGAFSYPFAFLVTDLTNRQFGPQIARRVVVAGFAVAVVLSFLAATPRIAIASGSAFLLGQLLDISVFNRLRRQTWWRAPLAGSLIGSGLDTAMFFSFAFAPFFVFLGPNDSFALEAAPLLGLLTVDAPRWISWALGDLAVKILCGIVLLLPYGALMSVIKPMPATAKATTAKATA
- a CDS encoding DUF2125 domain-containing protein, translating into MTVTAVANRSPVARKFLWLTAGVVLVGGLYSAGWFLAADQIEKRLTAFLTERQASGLGGECTDMEVRGFPFRIGLFCNEVRLDDRRRGASASFGALRSAAQVYQPGRAVIELDGPAEIRVSPGVTVSADWTLLHASLAATLSGVDRTSLAYDNLTGTARSPLADKGLGFGASHGEIHLRRNGGDLDAALSIDKLDLRPDQGPSLAPPADIAMDLTVAGKADWLQAGAFSPDMLRGASGELRQLTLDAGSGMTAKLSGPFSVNDQGLISGEFSLTIANIDAWRENLVKIAPDETDLVNNIANMLNALAGGRNEATVKLNVRDGTAFLAFVPVGVLPAL
- the gloB gene encoding hydroxyacylglutathione hydrolase; protein product: MAALELDLFLCRTDNFGVLLHDRLSGATASIDAPEEQPILDALERRGWQLTHILTTHHHGDHVAANVSLKERFGVTIIGPKNEASKIPGIDRTVGHGDRFDFAGHPVEIIETPGHTAGHICYHFPQDKLLFAADTLFALGCGRLFEGTAETMWQSLNRLMALPDDTAVYFGHEYTLSNAHFAVTIDPENTALKERAAEIEETRLDGGFTAPTTIGLEKRTNPFLRASDPRVRANLGMEKASDAAVFAEIRKRKDNF
- a CDS encoding class I SAM-dependent methyltransferase, whose protein sequence is MSPMHTDIVDLRQFYHSELGHMAEQSVSMALASVWARLPEERLVGLGYAVPYLERFRADTERTFAFMPAGQGAVNWPAAELSSTALVFDEELPLPDASIDRVLMVHSLEFAESPRETMKEIWRVLAPGGRLVIVVPNRRGVWARMEHTPFGSGRPYSRGQLTALLRETNFTPGATAEALFFPPSKRKLVLRLRHGIERFGRSLWPVFSGVIIVEAQKRLYQGLPVAARASRRVFVPVLAPQGVPSTRSRAAKAP
- a CDS encoding DMT family transporter yields the protein MKVKATLIGFSAILMWSLLALFTAASGKMPPFQLSAICFLVGSLPGIVVLASKPERLALLKQPVKVWVTGVAGLFGYHFLYFTALRNAPAVEAGLIAYLWPLLIVVGSALLPSERLRWYHIAGALAGLCGTILIVARNGIAFDGAYTLGYGAAFLCAFTWSGYSLITRRFGTVSTDVVTGFCLATSILSFFCHLGLETTVWPQTAFEWLAVAGLGLLPVGAAFYAWDFGVKNGDIQFLGVASYAAPVLSTLILILFGFAEPSWRIAAACLLVTGGAVLAAKDMIFRKGKAAAQPAE
- a CDS encoding gamma-glutamylcyclotransferase, with translation MVADMDEFWVFGYGSLMWNPGFRFEEKWTARAFGYRRSLCVHSWVHRGTERRPGLVLGLDHGGSCIGTAFRVASAEKADVLDYLRERELVTRVYKERTMPVQLADGRRVPALAYVIDRNHVQYAGALTAAEAAATVAVAVGKSGPNSEYVLNTLGHLREMGIRDHWLEEVATSLNAGAAASAQVQIR
- the hisC gene encoding histidinol-phosphate transaminase, whose amino-acid sequence is MNLALKSPEPRTGILDIAAYVPGKEHAPGVAKVHKLSSNETPLGPSPRAVEAFQKAALTLERYPDGQAHALKDAIATVHGLNPANILCGNGSDELLGLLCQTYLAPGDEGIVTEHGFLVYKIQMMAAGGTPVTVKERDQRIDVDAILAAVTERTKIVFIANPANPTGTYIPLNEVRRLHAGLPAGVLLVLDAAYAEYVRRNDYEAGLELVSGNRNVVMTRTFSKIYGLAGLRIGWMYAPRHVVDAVDRVRGPFNLNAPAIAAGAAAIRDQAFVAAAVDHNLTWLARVSETLTAIGLRVTPSVTNFVLVHFPDEAGKSAEEADAFLTSRGFILRAVGAYGFPNALRMTIGSQEANEGVIAALKEFMGRK
- the rpmB gene encoding 50S ribosomal protein L28 — protein: MSRSCELTGKGVQSGHNVSHANNKTKRKFLPNLCNVTLISDALGQRFRLRVSAAALRSVEHRGGLDAFLLKADENELSMRARLLRRQIVKKVAEAA
- a CDS encoding 1-acyl-sn-glycerol-3-phosphate acyltransferase, which produces MIILRSILFNLVFYANLIVQMIVLTPIYFLLPRKAAWFVPKNWVRSNHWLLAKIVGTTFEVEGVENIPKGSYIFAPKHQSFWDAYALLPWLDDPFYILKRELTWIPLFGWYIVKQRMVPVNRAARGKAMTEVMERTKREMAAGRQLIIYPEGTRRPPGAPPEYKYGIARLYRDLQVPVVPVAMHPGLFWPRRKFLRFPGHFKVRILPPIEAGMDPDEFLAKLVAVTEAASDELLIETVKANPHVPLPPSAEQRLRELRAKAE